One genomic segment of Deltaproteobacteria bacterium includes these proteins:
- a CDS encoding HD domain-containing protein: MGKKTVAKPLKQGIRIRLHTKFMIGIIILECLLMTATILVVEHRMRDSILDEFLKRGLSVAKNLAAVNANYVATYNYVNIEQSVEKIRQENGLAYAMVLLFDGEVAAYSGRAEIEQEVLHGVMNNRALKAEKTLVQYGTFGMTQNEYCDITSPILLKGEKWGTVRVGFSLKDMHAAVLKTRKVLFALGLVAVVTSCFCCLLLARRITRPIGNLVESVEAISNGEYEREIHITTNDEIGYLGSRFAAMQKTLREHIELLTDTNLELTQSNQRLQSLFQLSQAMNAFQHQDNLYDLILEAALTATGAVEGSLTLVDHDYEVRVVAAAGNQNSTEFGLQGRSDDRAKEYHNSHESLVSGAAVRPLLLQLQHFQKDMPFCTMQIDGEPELELLSIPLQQGDRLLGFINLTRRRKDEETNAQEMKTLSILSRHATASLENKKLFIRLEEAYLSSIRSLAKTLEFKDQYTHGHAERVAEICMKIGKRMKMDKKSLKILHNAALLHDIGKIGIMEKILNKGSSLEASEWNEIKKHPVFGEEILKPIFSLREECKIVRHHHEREDGRGYPDGLYGNRLSLSEKIIIVADAFDAMNSKRAYRSPLEAAVIKEELEINKGSQFDAEVVDVLLEILEEDGRSSIPHSHKIVPLHVPTHDIC, translated from the coding sequence ATGGGAAAGAAAACTGTTGCTAAGCCTCTTAAACAAGGCATCAGGATTCGCCTGCATACCAAGTTTATGATAGGCATCATCATCCTCGAGTGCTTGCTAATGACCGCCACCATTCTGGTGGTGGAACACAGAATGAGAGATTCAATTCTGGATGAATTTCTCAAACGTGGACTTTCTGTGGCTAAGAATCTGGCAGCAGTGAACGCCAACTATGTCGCTACTTACAACTATGTAAATATAGAACAGAGTGTTGAAAAAATTAGACAAGAAAATGGTCTGGCGTATGCAATGGTTTTACTTTTTGACGGGGAAGTAGCAGCTTATAGTGGCAGAGCGGAGATAGAACAGGAAGTATTGCATGGTGTGATGAACAATCGGGCTCTCAAGGCCGAAAAAACCCTGGTGCAATACGGTACGTTCGGCATGACGCAGAACGAGTATTGCGATATCACCTCTCCGATTCTCCTGAAAGGAGAAAAATGGGGCACAGTGAGAGTGGGATTTTCACTCAAGGATATGCATGCAGCTGTGCTGAAGACCCGCAAGGTTCTGTTTGCCCTTGGGCTTGTTGCCGTGGTCACCAGTTGTTTTTGTTGTCTCTTGCTGGCACGACGCATTACCAGGCCAATCGGGAACCTGGTGGAAAGTGTTGAGGCCATATCGAACGGGGAGTATGAAAGAGAAATTCACATTACCACCAACGATGAAATCGGCTACCTGGGAAGTCGATTTGCCGCTATGCAGAAGACGTTGAGAGAGCACATTGAACTTCTCACCGACACCAACCTGGAGTTGACCCAAAGCAATCAGCGTCTTCAAAGTCTGTTTCAACTCAGCCAGGCCATGAACGCCTTTCAACACCAGGATAACCTTTATGATTTGATTCTGGAAGCTGCCCTTACCGCCACTGGAGCAGTTGAGGGTTCTCTAACATTAGTTGATCATGATTACGAGGTGAGAGTAGTGGCTGCTGCCGGGAATCAGAACTCAACAGAATTCGGTCTGCAAGGTCGTAGCGACGACAGGGCAAAAGAGTATCATAACAGCCATGAAAGTCTTGTCAGTGGGGCAGCCGTACGACCATTGCTTCTGCAGTTACAGCACTTCCAAAAGGATATGCCTTTTTGCACCATGCAGATCGATGGAGAGCCAGAACTGGAGTTGCTTTCCATACCTTTACAGCAGGGAGACAGACTTCTGGGGTTTATAAATCTTACCAGGAGAAGGAAGGATGAGGAAACGAACGCTCAGGAAATGAAGACCCTTTCAATTCTAAGCAGGCACGCTACAGCGTCACTGGAGAACAAGAAACTCTTTATTCGGCTGGAAGAAGCCTATCTCAGTTCTATCAGATCTCTGGCCAAGACTCTGGAATTCAAAGATCAATATACTCACGGCCATGCAGAGAGAGTTGCCGAGATATGCATGAAAATCGGTAAGCGGATGAAAATGGACAAGAAGTCGCTGAAAATACTTCATAATGCAGCATTGCTCCATGACATTGGTAAGATTGGCATTATGGAAAAGATTCTCAACAAAGGGAGCTCTCTCGAGGCAAGCGAGTGGAATGAAATAAAAAAGCATCCAGTCTTTGGCGAGGAGATCCTCAAACCCATATTCTCGCTTCGGGAAGAGTGCAAGATCGTCCGCCACCACCATGAGAGAGAGGATGGCAGAGGATATCCAGATGGACTTTATGGCAATCGGCTTTCTCTGTCTGAAAAAATAATCATCGTTGCCGATGCTTTTGATGCAATGAATTCTAAGCGTGCTTATCGCTCCCCCCTTGAGGCAGCCGTCATCAAGGAAGAACTCGAGATTAACAAGGGGAGCCAGTTTGATGCAGAGGTAGTAGATGTTCTGCTGGAAATACTGGAGGAGGACGGCCGTTCGAGCATTCCCCATTCACACAAAATTGTCCCCCTGCATGTCCCCACCCACGATATTTGTTGA
- a CDS encoding ABC transporter substrate-binding protein, which translates to MIKSHCLKYLGYWTLFPLLLFFSCIPCASAAGSPAEKYGGEYRIPLASEPSSLDPAFITDIYSVNVAMNLFDGLVEFDRDLNIVPAIARVWKISRDHRTYTFFLRRGVKFHNGREVTAKDFVFSFSRILSPETKSPVASLFLGIQGAKEFRQGRSQSISGLRAPDAYTLKIQLKEPFAPFLSILAMANAKVVARETIKPGFGHHPVGTGPFVFQEWQPGKEIILSANENYYAGRPYLDTLHFRIYPNIEWEKIFDDFQEGFLDQSIIPSSKYDLITSDNSYRQRYNLVSKPTLNLVYLGMNVTTPPFRDYRVRQAISYAVNVEAIVRNITKRGSIPAKGILPPGIAGFDPHFKGYNYDPEKAKALLREAGFPGGRGIPPIEVWTVSKADSVQRELQAYQRYLAEVGIRLVPRVAKNWSEFIKLINEKKAPMYYAAWYADYPDPDNFLYVLCHSKSKTNRMGYHNTNVDKLLEQARRETDYMKRIELYRQVQRIVMAEAPIITQHVNSFNYLFQPWVKGVEVSYLGAAYIPFRAVWIEKNRGEKSRK; encoded by the coding sequence ATGATCAAGTCTCATTGTCTAAAGTATCTAGGATATTGGACACTTTTTCCCTTGCTGTTGTTTTTCAGCTGCATTCCCTGTGCAAGTGCAGCTGGTTCACCGGCGGAAAAATACGGGGGCGAATACCGGATTCCACTGGCCAGTGAACCTTCTTCGCTCGATCCGGCTTTTATCACTGATATATATTCAGTGAACGTGGCCATGAACTTATTTGACGGCCTGGTCGAATTTGACAGAGATCTCAACATAGTTCCTGCTATTGCAAGGGTGTGGAAAATCTCCAGAGATCACCGGACGTATACTTTCTTCCTTCGCAGGGGAGTGAAATTTCACAACGGTCGTGAGGTTACAGCCAAGGATTTTGTTTTTTCCTTTAGCAGGATCCTCAGCCCGGAGACAAAATCACCGGTGGCTTCATTGTTTCTGGGTATTCAGGGCGCCAAAGAATTTCGTCAAGGAAGAAGTCAGTCCATCAGCGGTCTGCGGGCACCAGATGCCTACACCTTGAAGATTCAGCTCAAGGAACCATTTGCGCCTTTTCTATCCATCCTCGCCATGGCCAACGCCAAGGTGGTGGCAAGAGAGACAATAAAGCCAGGATTTGGGCATCACCCTGTGGGCACTGGCCCCTTCGTCTTCCAGGAATGGCAGCCAGGCAAGGAAATTATTCTTTCAGCTAATGAAAACTACTACGCGGGCAGGCCTTATCTGGATACCTTGCACTTTCGAATTTATCCAAATATCGAATGGGAGAAAATTTTTGATGATTTTCAGGAAGGTTTTTTGGACCAGTCAATTATTCCCAGCAGCAAGTACGATCTCATTACCTCTGATAACAGTTATCGACAGCGCTATAATCTGGTCAGCAAACCTACTTTGAATCTGGTTTATCTGGGTATGAATGTAACTACCCCCCCATTTCGCGACTACCGTGTTCGCCAGGCAATATCCTATGCAGTAAATGTGGAAGCAATTGTGCGGAACATCACCAAACGAGGCAGCATTCCCGCCAAAGGGATCTTGCCGCCTGGCATAGCTGGTTTTGATCCTCATTTCAAGGGCTACAATTACGATCCAGAAAAAGCGAAAGCCCTTCTACGAGAGGCGGGTTTCCCTGGCGGTCGAGGCATCCCTCCCATAGAAGTGTGGACGGTTTCCAAGGCTGACAGCGTGCAAAGAGAATTGCAGGCGTACCAGCGCTATTTGGCCGAAGTCGGCATACGCCTGGTCCCCAGAGTGGCAAAAAATTGGAGTGAATTCATAAAGCTTATCAATGAAAAGAAAGCCCCCATGTACTATGCGGCGTGGTATGCTGATTATCCTGATCCAGACAATTTTCTCTATGTCCTCTGTCATTCCAAGAGCAAGACTAACCGAATGGGCTATCACAACACCAATGTGGACAAACTGTTGGAGCAGGCGAGACGAGAAACTGACTACATGAAAAGAATAGAGCTATATCGGCAAGTCCAGAGGATCGTAATGGCAGAAGCGCCCATCATTACGCAGCACGTCAACAGCTTCAATTATCTTTTTCAACCTTGGGTAAAGGGCGTAGAAGTCAGCTACCTGGGGGCAGCATATATTCCCTTTAGGGCAGTCTGGATAGAAAAGAACAGAGGTGAAAAGAGCAGAAAGTAA